A window of Haliscomenobacter hydrossis DSM 1100 contains these coding sequences:
- the wecB gene encoding non-hydrolyzing UDP-N-acetylglucosamine 2-epimerase: protein MKILNIVGARPNFMKVAPLHRAFQRQPELESKIVHTGQHYDAKMSEVFFTQLELPNPDYFLGIGGGSHTQQTAKIMLAFEEVLQKEQPDLVLVVGDVNSTIACALVAVKMNIPVAHVEAGLRSGDRGMPEEINRILTDSISDFLFVTEMSGMINLAKENVPDERIFFVGNCMIDSLVHYRERAQQLTYAAILPGKPSLQDQSYVLMTMHRPSNVDFREGLEAILSIIEDTVQYRQVVFPVHPRTLKNLENYGLLKRFEQISNLITTEPLGYLEFLRLMEGAALVITDSGGIQEETTFLQTPCLTFRSSTERPITVELGTNTLLADLHPDTVHNHLLAVLEGRGKKGSIPPFWDGHAAERIANVLIKLKS from the coding sequence ATGAAGATTCTCAATATCGTTGGTGCACGACCCAATTTCATGAAAGTAGCCCCTTTGCATCGGGCTTTTCAACGCCAACCGGAACTGGAATCCAAGATCGTACATACCGGCCAGCACTACGATGCCAAAATGAGCGAGGTGTTTTTTACACAGTTGGAGTTGCCCAATCCCGATTATTTTCTCGGCATTGGCGGCGGTAGCCATACGCAACAAACGGCCAAAATCATGTTGGCCTTTGAGGAGGTTTTGCAAAAAGAACAACCCGATTTGGTGCTGGTGGTAGGCGATGTCAATTCAACCATCGCTTGTGCACTGGTAGCTGTGAAAATGAACATTCCAGTAGCCCATGTAGAAGCAGGTTTACGCAGCGGCGATCGGGGAATGCCCGAAGAGATCAACCGAATTTTGACCGACAGCATTTCCGATTTCCTTTTTGTGACCGAGATGAGCGGCATGATCAACCTGGCCAAAGAAAATGTGCCCGATGAGCGCATCTTTTTTGTGGGCAACTGTATGATCGATTCTTTGGTGCATTATCGGGAACGGGCACAACAATTGACTTATGCCGCAATCTTACCCGGAAAGCCCAGCCTACAAGACCAGAGTTACGTCCTGATGACCATGCACCGTCCATCCAACGTGGATTTCCGGGAGGGATTAGAGGCCATCTTGAGCATCATCGAAGATACTGTGCAATACCGCCAAGTGGTTTTTCCGGTGCACCCACGCACATTGAAAAACCTGGAAAACTATGGCTTACTGAAGCGATTTGAGCAGATTTCCAACCTCATCACTACAGAACCCTTGGGATACCTTGAATTTTTGCGCTTGATGGAAGGTGCGGCGCTGGTGATTACAGATTCAGGGGGCATCCAGGAAGAAACTACTTTTTTACAAACCCCTTGTCTTACTTTTCGCAGCAGCACTGAACGTCCCATCACCGTGGAGTTGGGCACCAATACACTTTTGGCTGATCTACATCCCGACACCGTGCACAATCATCTGTTGGCCGTTTTAGAAGGGCGGGGGAAAAAAGGAAGTATTCCTCCATTTTGGGACGGACATGCAGCGGAACGTATTGCTAACGTATTGATAAAGTTGAAAAGTTGA
- a CDS encoding polysaccharide biosynthesis/export family protein: MRILYFFTLLFLTCSCVQHKQLVNFSQGPLPFNKVEAIANSIDLSIQAEDLLQINVSSFDPKSIAAFNPQIGGAGGQQNNALMQQSSGGSGVSSLELFSGYFVDQEGYIDFPVIGRVKIGGLTLGVARDTLLNRIRPYVSDVVVSLRFLNLKITMLGEVAQPGLVRLSNKRVTLLDAIGMAGDLTPYADRTNILLMREKDGQRQYINLNLQDPAIFISPYFYLQQNDFIYVQPTKAKVGGITDQAGRLFSFASAGLSMITLIIAIFSK; encoded by the coding sequence ATGCGGATTTTGTACTTCTTTACCCTGCTTTTTCTGACCTGTTCTTGCGTACAACACAAACAATTGGTCAATTTCAGCCAAGGTCCATTGCCTTTTAATAAGGTAGAGGCCATTGCTAATTCAATTGATTTGAGTATCCAGGCAGAAGATTTGCTGCAAATCAATGTGAGCAGTTTTGACCCCAAATCGATCGCTGCTTTTAATCCTCAAATTGGAGGAGCTGGCGGGCAGCAAAATAATGCTCTCATGCAACAAAGTAGTGGAGGCAGTGGAGTCAGTTCTCTGGAATTGTTTTCCGGGTATTTTGTAGATCAAGAAGGCTACATCGATTTCCCCGTAATTGGCCGGGTCAAAATAGGAGGACTTACGTTGGGTGTGGCACGGGACACTTTACTCAATCGGATTCGCCCCTATGTATCCGACGTAGTGGTCAGTTTGCGTTTTTTGAACCTTAAAATCACCATGTTGGGTGAGGTGGCACAACCTGGTTTGGTGCGCTTATCTAACAAACGGGTAACTTTGTTAGATGCCATTGGGATGGCGGGAGACCTCACCCCTTACGCGGATCGAACCAATATCTTATTGATGCGGGAAAAAGATGGACAACGTCAATATATCAACCTCAACTTGCAAGACCCAGCCATCTTTATTTCGCCTTATTTTTACCTGCAACAAAACGATTTCATCTATGTACAGCCCACCAAAGCCAAGGTGGGGGGCATTACCGATCAAGCGGGTCGACTTTTTTCTTTTGCATCAGCCGGGTTGTCGATGATCACCTTGATCATCGCAATCTTTAGTAAATAA